The Methanoregula sp. UBA64 genome contains the following window.
AATCCTCAATATTGTGCTGCTCTTCACCCATAGGATCAGCCGGAGTATTGATCGGTATATCCTTTTAATGTTGTCCGTTTCCCGTGGCGCCCGTCAGAGATCCGGGAACAAACATAAAGATTCTCCATTAGTATTATGATTCGATACACTGCATAGTATAGAGATGGCTGACAAACGGTACGATTCACTGAAGATTGAAAATGTCGTAGCCTCGGGAGTGATCGCCGAGTCTATTGATTTAAATATGGTCTCCAGCAAGATCAAGAGCTGCGAGCTCAACACAAAAAGGTTCCCGGGTGCGGTCTACCGTATCGAGAACCCGAAGATTGCCTCCCTGATCTTTTCCTCAGGGAAGGTAGTGCTGACCGGTATCCGCGACGACAAGGCGTTAAAGGACGGCCTTGCGATCATCATCAAGTCATTAAAGGAAGCCGGTGTCGAGACGCTGGACAAGCCCCGCGTTGCCGTGACAAACATCGTCTGCTCCTACGATATCGGGAAATATATCAATCTCAACAAGGTCGTTGTCACGCTCAACCTGGAAAATATCGAGTACGAGCCCGAGCAGTTCCCGGGCCTTGTATACCGCATCAAGGACCCGAAGATCGTTGCCCTCCTCTTCTCGTCGGGTAAGATCATCCTCACGGGTGGCAAGAACCTGGACGATATCAAGAAGGGGCTCGATTTCCTCGAACAGAAACTCGAAAGCATAATGTAAATTCCGGATGCAGGTATCGTACCAGCATCGCATACTTTTTTGTACATTTTTAAAAAAAGCGGCCGTGAGGACCACCGGTTTGCAGGAAAAGTATCCCGGACCGTCCCGCGTTATGCCCAGTACCGGTGCGTCTGGATGAACGTGCGCTCGGCTTTCAGGATCTCGCGGTAGAATGCATCGCCGTCCGAGAGCGTGGCAAGGATCCGCGAGGCGTTTTCGGGCCCTACGCCCCGGGCGGAAAGCGCGACAACCGCCTTTTTCCCGCTCGAAAGCACGATGTTTGCGTTCCGCAGGAGGCGCTGTTCGAGGGCGCGTTCCTCCCCGGTCTTTTTCTTTTTCCGGATTACGGTATCGTATGCATCCGCCTCGTACGGCTTTAAGGCGGCAATCAATCGGGCCCCGCACTTCGGGCACTGCGGCTGCTCGGGCACCCGGGAGACGACCGTTTTGCTTTTCCAGTCCCGGCAGTTCATGCAGGCAAGGACGACCTCGTCCTGTTCGAGCCGGCGTTTTAAGGTGGCGATCACGGCCTGGTCTGCGGTGGGCGGCGGGATCTGATCGCGCGACGAGAGGATGCCGTCCGCGCCGATGATCGAATGCGGGCCGATGGCAAGCTCGATCTCCTTTGCCTTTACCATCCCCACGATCCCTGCTGCGGCATCGATATCCATGTAGCCGGACAAGAGCTCGCGGTAGGCCTCCTGCTGGACGACCGTGTTGTCGAAATAATCGAGCAGGCGCTGGATGCTGATCTTCTCGTAGTCCGCATCCGGATCGATCGCCCCGAACTTCTTTGCGATCTGCACGAGTTTCCACTTGAAAAGCGCGGTCCGCTTGAGCGCGAGTTTTAAGATGCCCGGCATGTGGGCGGGTTCGAGCGAGAGGAGGAAATCGCGGACATCTGCCGCCCGGACTGCGGAGGGGAGGCGCAGCAGGATCCGGTACGCGTCGAGCTCGATCCCGACCGTTGTCCCGAACCGGGCGGAGATAAGGATCGAGAGCACTCGGCCCAGCGCCTCGTTTGACTTGTGGCCGGCACAGACATTGCAGACAACGCCGTCGTCGATGTTCTCGAAGGTGATGAGCCGGTCGGTCGGGATTTTGCACCGGTTCTTCTCCATCTCCGAGAGGATGTGGGTGGCAAACGCGATGCTCTCCTTTTCCGCAGTATATTTGTCCGTAGTGCGCTCGCGCCGGATCGCGCCGACCTCGCGGGCAACGGCAAAGGGCACCGGGATCTGCTCGCCTTCCCACGAGGGAAGTTCGCCGATCGCTTTTTTCGCCGGTTCGACCGTGAGCCGGCCGTCATCGATGTCGAGCACGCGCCAGAGCTGGCCCTTGGTGATGAAGACCGCGCCGGTGTGCACCCAGCCCACCACGAAAGACTCGTCGAGCGTCCCGACCGTCCGGCGCGAGACCATGTCGAAGATCGGGATCTTGCGCTCGTCGTGGATCATCGAGAGGTTTCCCGAGAGGTAGCGCCGGGCCCGTGCGGTCGTGACGATCCGGCTGCCGTCTATCCGGATCACCCGGTGCTCTTCGAGCTGGGCGCAGACATCGTCAAGGAGCTTCCCGCACTCAAAAAAGAGCGACGAACGTTCCACAATCGTCCGGACACGCGAACGATCGATCTCGCCGTACTCCACGGCAATGGCGGCAACCTGGTTTGCGAGCACATCGGCAGCGTTCGTGTCCGGGACCACCGGTTCGATCTCGTTTGCCTTTGCCCGCCGGGCAATCACGAGCGATTCTAAAAGATCGTCAAAGCCGGTGGCGAGGATCGTGCCCCGCGAGATGGTGTTGAGCTGGTGGCCGGCCCGGCCGACCCGTTGCACCAGCCGCGCTACTTCGCGCGGGGAACCGAACTGGATCACGTGGTCCACCCGGCCGATATCGATCCCGAGCTCCATGGACGAGGTGCAGATGAGGGTCTTTATCTCGCCCTTCTTGAACCGCTCCTCGGCATCGATCCGGATCTCTTTTGAGAGCGAGCCGTGGTGCACTTCCACGTCACCCCGTGAGTAGAGCGCATGGCCCAGAGCCTCGGCGGTCACCCGGGTGTTGACAAAGACGAGCGTAGATCCCTCGTTTTTGAGCAGCCGGTCGAGCGCCTGTACCTGGTGTTTGAAGTTGTCGCCGACAAAGGTGACCGTGATCGCGAGCTGCTTTGCCACCGGCACCTGCACGATCCCGCAGGGCCGGGCCCCGCAGAGGAAGGTGGCGATCGTCTCCGGGTTCCCGACTGTTGCGGAAAGCCCGATGCGCTGGAACTCCCCGGCATATTCCGCAAGGCGTTCGAGCGCAACCGCGAGCTGCGCCCCGCGCTTGCTGGCCGCCATCTCGTGGATCTCGTCCACGATCACGAACTGCACGTGTTCGAGATGTTTCTTAAGACGTTTCCCCATGAAGAGTGCCTGGAGCGTTTCCGGGGTCGTGATGAGGAGGTCCGGCGGCGAGAGCGCCTGTTTCCTGCGCTCGGCCATGGGCGTGTCCCCGTGCCGGACCCCGACCGTGAGGCCAAGCTCGTGGCACCACCACTCCATCCTTGAAAGGATGTCCCGGTTAAGCGAGCGCAAGGGCGTGATGTAGAGCGCCTTGAAACCGCCGCCCGCCGGCATTTTAAGGAGCGCATCGAAGACCGGAAACATCGCGCTCTCGGTCTTGCCGGTGCCGGTCGGGGCGATGAGGACCAGGTTCTTTTTTGCAAGGACAATCGGGATCGCCTGCTCCTGTGCCGGGGAGAGCCGAGTAAATCCCCGTTTTTTGATGCAGGCCCGGACCCGGGGGTCGAGCTGTTCTGCCACCATGGTCAGCGCTCCTCCCCGTCATCTTCATCGTCCAGCAGCAGC
Protein-coding sequences here:
- a CDS encoding DEAD/DEAH box helicase, whose protein sequence is MVAEQLDPRVRACIKKRGFTRLSPAQEQAIPIVLAKKNLVLIAPTGTGKTESAMFPVFDALLKMPAGGGFKALYITPLRSLNRDILSRMEWWCHELGLTVGVRHGDTPMAERRKQALSPPDLLITTPETLQALFMGKRLKKHLEHVQFVIVDEIHEMAASKRGAQLAVALERLAEYAGEFQRIGLSATVGNPETIATFLCGARPCGIVQVPVAKQLAITVTFVGDNFKHQVQALDRLLKNEGSTLVFVNTRVTAEALGHALYSRGDVEVHHGSLSKEIRIDAEERFKKGEIKTLICTSSMELGIDIGRVDHVIQFGSPREVARLVQRVGRAGHQLNTISRGTILATGFDDLLESLVIARRAKANEIEPVVPDTNAADVLANQVAAIAVEYGEIDRSRVRTIVERSSLFFECGKLLDDVCAQLEEHRVIRIDGSRIVTTARARRYLSGNLSMIHDERKIPIFDMVSRRTVGTLDESFVVGWVHTGAVFITKGQLWRVLDIDDGRLTVEPAKKAIGELPSWEGEQIPVPFAVAREVGAIRRERTTDKYTAEKESIAFATHILSEMEKNRCKIPTDRLITFENIDDGVVCNVCAGHKSNEALGRVLSILISARFGTTVGIELDAYRILLRLPSAVRAADVRDFLLSLEPAHMPGILKLALKRTALFKWKLVQIAKKFGAIDPDADYEKISIQRLLDYFDNTVVQQEAYRELLSGYMDIDAAAGIVGMVKAKEIELAIGPHSIIGADGILSSRDQIPPPTADQAVIATLKRRLEQDEVVLACMNCRDWKSKTVVSRVPEQPQCPKCGARLIAALKPYEADAYDTVIRKKKKTGEERALEQRLLRNANIVLSSGKKAVVALSARGVGPENASRILATLSDGDAFYREILKAERTFIQTHRYWA
- a CDS encoding TATA-box-binding protein yields the protein MADKRYDSLKIENVVASGVIAESIDLNMVSSKIKSCELNTKRFPGAVYRIENPKIASLIFSSGKVVLTGIRDDKALKDGLAIIIKSLKEAGVETLDKPRVAVTNIVCSYDIGKYINLNKVVVTLNLENIEYEPEQFPGLVYRIKDPKIVALLFSSGKIILTGGKNLDDIKKGLDFLEQKLESIM